The proteins below come from a single Methanothrix thermoacetophila PT genomic window:
- a CDS encoding diacylglycerol/polyprenol kinase family protein, giving the protein MMAAENWRSSLIKEIRRKSIHLTGLSVPIILLKAGWYVTVGFVATALLVAVVLEALRLRGMIHLPEVRQSEQGRVAGYFFYISGCLLAVILFSEMVAALAILMLCIGDAASGIVGSVVVGSNVRDIDNTQLNSTRKRKPRVVAAAMLSVCVLLGFLTSGFTHLPPHVYLAGAAGATLADSVPLFIKGRSVDDNFAIPLVSGALMTAASVI; this is encoded by the coding sequence ATGATGGCCGCCGAGAACTGGCGCTCCTCTCTGATCAAGGAGATCAGAAGGAAGTCCATACATCTCACCGGCCTGTCCGTGCCAATCATCCTCCTCAAGGCCGGCTGGTACGTAACGGTTGGATTCGTCGCCACAGCTCTGCTTGTTGCAGTCGTTCTGGAAGCGCTCAGGCTCAGAGGTATGATACACCTTCCTGAGGTCAGGCAGAGCGAGCAGGGGCGTGTGGCAGGATATTTCTTCTACATCTCAGGATGTCTTTTAGCGGTGATTCTTTTCAGCGAGATGGTTGCAGCTCTCGCCATACTCATGCTCTGCATAGGCGATGCAGCCAGTGGCATCGTCGGATCTGTGGTTGTGGGATCAAACGTGCGCGATATAGATAACACACAGCTCAATAGCACACGAAAGAGAAAGCCGCGGGTTGTTGCAGCTGCCATGCTCTCTGTATGCGTGCTTCTCGGCTTCCTCACTTCCGGCTTCACGCACCTTCCACCACATGTATACCTGGCAGGTGCTGCAGGTGCGACTCTTGCGGACTCGGTGCCGCTTTTCATAAAAGGGAGATCAGTGGACGACAACTTCGCGATACCGCTGGTATCTGGCGCATTGATGACTGCAGCATCGGTGATCTGA
- a CDS encoding DUF211 domain-containing protein, whose translation MIRRIVLDVLKPHKPTIIELANVLSDLKGVKGVNMSLFEVDRQTETVKVTIEGDNIDYHAVERLIQEFGGAVHSIDQVVAGREMVEEIDTCQEP comes from the coding sequence ATGATAAGACGCATAGTTCTCGATGTGCTGAAGCCGCACAAGCCCACGATCATAGAGCTTGCGAACGTGCTCAGCGATCTCAAGGGAGTGAAGGGGGTCAACATGAGCCTCTTCGAGGTCGACAGGCAGACAGAGACTGTGAAGGTCACCATAGAGGGGGACAACATAGACTACCACGCGGTGGAGAGGCTCATCCAGGAGTTCGGCGGCGCAGTTCACAGTATAGATCAGGTTGTCGCTGGCAGGGAGATGGTGGAGGAGATCGATACCTGCCAGGAGCCCTAG
- a CDS encoding pentapeptide repeat-containing protein — protein sequence MICRLRSSFLLLLLISITSDSSAVTISADEIMQKVVSGEPVILDGVSISGSLNLSRIEPQIVRRAFVITNSEMGDVDLSGLVFEDAVDLTSTKFDGMNFASAVFSDGAFFDRIVVSGDASFEGAHFKQDVSFSGSRFLGDAEMNFTAFDGYGYFADSAFLGDLHISSSSFQGFADFYGVCISGDFICLNTKFGDGAGFMSTEFDGDANFGMSSFAGYTSFDGSVFRGDANFALARFDKAVYFGDIRFEGDAIFGLTEFEGLANFAGTYFAEDLNLNSARIDAFVLDNTTFGRASGINLKGAEFRRLTAPWPHIRDHILYDGATYLALVKNYQELEWFEDADDCYYDYRREAQLRKPLGWGKIIDYLAWITCGYGVRPSYPFVWSIVLIPLFGLIFYLGKGIHRQSAAPNENPERLKEDFPAEEIPASLHESMYFSALIYLYAGPVEFRPSGIYRYLVILEGILGWLFLSLFLVCLGRVMIR from the coding sequence ATGATCTGCCGGCTCAGGAGTTCGTTTCTTCTGCTTCTGCTGATCAGCATAACATCAGACTCCTCTGCGGTTACAATCAGTGCTGATGAGATTATGCAGAAGGTGGTATCGGGAGAGCCTGTCATTCTCGATGGAGTCTCCATCTCGGGATCCCTTAACCTCTCCCGAATAGAGCCGCAGATCGTGAGAAGGGCGTTTGTAATAACGAACTCTGAGATGGGCGATGTAGACCTCAGCGGACTGGTGTTTGAGGATGCTGTGGACCTCACCAGCACAAAGTTCGATGGTATGAATTTCGCATCTGCTGTCTTCTCTGATGGCGCGTTCTTCGATCGGATCGTGGTCTCCGGCGATGCAAGCTTCGAGGGCGCTCACTTTAAGCAAGATGTGAGCTTCTCCGGATCCAGGTTCTTGGGAGATGCTGAGATGAACTTCACAGCCTTTGACGGCTATGGGTACTTTGCTGACAGCGCATTTCTTGGCGACCTGCACATTTCAAGCTCCTCCTTCCAGGGGTTTGCAGATTTTTATGGGGTATGCATCTCCGGAGATTTCATCTGCCTGAACACGAAGTTCGGAGACGGGGCTGGCTTCATGAGCACGGAGTTCGACGGAGACGCGAACTTCGGCATGTCGAGCTTCGCAGGATACACATCTTTTGATGGCTCTGTATTCAGGGGTGATGCGAACTTCGCGCTTGCAAGGTTTGATAAGGCCGTTTACTTTGGTGACATTCGATTCGAGGGCGATGCGATCTTCGGGTTGACAGAGTTCGAGGGCCTCGCAAACTTCGCAGGCACATATTTCGCAGAGGATCTCAACCTAAACAGCGCGCGGATCGATGCGTTTGTTCTGGACAACACAACATTCGGGCGTGCATCGGGGATAAACCTGAAGGGCGCTGAGTTCAGGAGGCTCACAGCGCCTTGGCCCCACATAAGGGATCACATCCTCTACGATGGTGCAACATATCTTGCCCTGGTCAAGAACTACCAGGAGCTGGAGTGGTTTGAGGATGCAGATGACTGCTACTATGATTACAGGAGGGAGGCGCAGCTAAGAAAGCCTCTCGGCTGGGGAAAGATCATCGACTATCTGGCATGGATAACATGCGGCTACGGCGTAAGGCCGAGCTATCCGTTCGTCTGGTCGATCGTGCTGATACCATTGTTTGGATTGATCTTCTATCTCGGGAAGGGGATCCACAGGCAGTCTGCAGCTCCGAACGAAAATCCAGAGCGCCTTAAGGAGGATTTCCCAGCCGAAGAGATCCCCGCATCACTCCACGAGAGCATGTACTTCAGTGCGCTCATATATCTGTATGCAGGTCCGGTTGAGTTCAGGCCATCTGGCATCTACAGGTACCTTGTGATCCTGGAGGGAATCCTCGGGTGGCTATTCCTATCACTCTTTCTGGTATGCCTCGGGAGGGTGATGATCAGGTAA
- a CDS encoding signal recognition particle protein Srp19, which yields MPEDRLVIWPAYFDLERSRGQGRRVATANAVRNPKLEDIIRASKDLGLDPVVETEKCYPKNWYEQPGRVLVLKKGSKTKTLRSIARALKKRRS from the coding sequence ATGCCTGAAGATCGGCTCGTAATATGGCCGGCATACTTCGATCTGGAACGGAGCCGGGGTCAGGGCAGAAGGGTCGCCACAGCCAATGCAGTGCGCAACCCGAAGCTGGAGGATATAATCCGCGCCTCCAAGGATCTAGGCCTGGACCCTGTGGTGGAGACGGAGAAGTGCTATCCAAAGAACTGGTACGAGCAACCCGGGAGGGTGCTCGTCCTGAAGAAGGGCAGCAAAACTAAGACTCTGAGGAGCATAGCGAGGGCGCTGAAGAAGAGAAGATCCTAG
- the glyS gene encoding glycine--tRNA ligase, producing MDRYEQVTELARRRGFMWPSFELYGGAAGFYDYGPLGARLKRRIEDIWRRFFVIGEGFAEIECPTIGIEEVFRASGHLSGFSDPLTECKECKEIYRADHLIKHIVEVPDALSAEEIYRMIKENDITCPECGGELSEVYEFNLMFRTAIGPGNRHPGYLRPETAQGMFINFQRLLRYYRDSLPFGAVQIGRSYRNEISPRQGVIRLREFSQAEAEVFIDPRNKQHPRFSEVKDLRLRLYSREAQERGQVEEMSVGEAVERGIIAHEILAYFVARTYEYLLAVGVDRERLRFRQHKADEMAHYAADCWDAEVLLDRLGWIEIVGIADRTDYDLRSHMALSKANLSVFVHYPEPVRRKRVAVKPDMKVLGPRFKGRAKAIADALQAMSVADLKGDTIKITVDGETYEIERRLVSVEEIEEEIRGEYVVPHVIEPSFGIDRILYTVLEHSYHEEPVEDEMRVVLRFLPGISPIDVAILPLMDKDELVEPARRIFDEFRRCGMLAEFDTSGSIGRRYRRNDEIGTPYCITVDYQTLEDGTVTVRDRDTMQQIRIEADRAVDIIRDLMSGALCFSEAGMPVKS from the coding sequence ATGGACAGGTACGAGCAGGTGACCGAGCTGGCGAGAAGACGTGGCTTCATGTGGCCGTCCTTCGAGCTCTACGGTGGTGCAGCAGGCTTCTACGACTACGGTCCTCTCGGAGCCAGGCTGAAGAGGAGGATAGAGGACATCTGGAGGAGGTTCTTCGTCATAGGAGAGGGGTTTGCGGAGATCGAGTGCCCGACAATAGGCATTGAGGAGGTCTTCAGGGCATCAGGCCATCTTAGCGGCTTCTCCGATCCGCTCACGGAGTGCAAGGAGTGCAAGGAGATATACAGAGCGGATCATCTCATAAAGCACATTGTGGAGGTTCCCGACGCGCTCTCAGCTGAAGAGATATACAGGATGATTAAGGAGAACGATATCACCTGCCCGGAGTGCGGTGGGGAGCTCTCTGAGGTGTACGAGTTCAACCTGATGTTCAGGACTGCGATCGGCCCCGGCAACAGACATCCTGGATACCTCAGGCCTGAGACAGCGCAGGGCATGTTCATAAACTTCCAGAGGCTTCTCAGATACTACCGCGATTCTCTGCCGTTCGGCGCGGTCCAGATCGGAAGGTCCTACAGGAATGAGATATCCCCCAGGCAGGGGGTGATAAGGCTAAGAGAGTTCAGCCAGGCAGAGGCAGAGGTCTTCATAGATCCAAGGAATAAGCAGCATCCGCGATTTTCAGAGGTGAAGGATCTCCGGCTGAGACTTTACTCCAGGGAGGCACAGGAGCGGGGCCAGGTCGAGGAGATGAGCGTTGGAGAGGCAGTGGAACGCGGCATCATAGCACACGAGATCCTGGCGTACTTCGTCGCAAGGACATATGAGTATCTGCTGGCTGTAGGTGTTGACAGGGAGCGCCTTCGGTTCAGGCAGCACAAGGCGGATGAGATGGCTCATTACGCAGCTGACTGCTGGGATGCGGAGGTTCTGCTCGACCGTCTCGGCTGGATAGAGATCGTTGGCATAGCAGACCGCACCGACTACGATCTCAGGTCGCATATGGCGCTGAGCAAGGCGAACCTGAGCGTCTTCGTCCATTACCCTGAGCCAGTGAGGCGCAAAAGGGTTGCTGTAAAGCCTGATATGAAGGTGCTGGGGCCCAGGTTCAAGGGCAGAGCGAAGGCGATAGCAGATGCTCTACAGGCTATGAGCGTTGCAGATCTCAAAGGCGATACGATAAAGATCACAGTCGACGGCGAGACGTACGAGATCGAGAGGCGTCTTGTATCTGTGGAGGAGATCGAGGAGGAGATACGCGGCGAGTATGTGGTGCCTCATGTCATCGAGCCCTCATTTGGTATAGACAGAATCCTGTACACAGTACTTGAGCATTCCTACCACGAAGAGCCTGTCGAGGATGAGATGAGGGTGGTCCTGAGGTTCCTGCCAGGCATATCTCCTATAGATGTGGCAATTCTCCCACTCATGGACAAGGATGAGCTGGTCGAGCCCGCCAGGAGGATCTTCGATGAGTTCAGAAGATGCGGAATGCTTGCGGAGTTCGACACATCCGGATCCATCGGTCGGAGGTACAGGCGGAATGATGAGATCGGGACTCCGTACTGCATCACTGTGGATTACCAAACGCTCGAGGACGGAACGGTCACTGTGCGGGACAGGGACACGATGCAGCAGATCAGGATTGAAGCTGATAGAGCGGTTGATATCATTAGGGATCTCATGTCCGGCGCGCTCTGCTTCTCCGAAGCCGGTATGCCTGTAAAATCATGA